One Sporomusaceae bacterium ACPt DNA window includes the following coding sequences:
- the glgC_1 gene encoding Glucose-1-phosphate adenylyltransferase has product MGNKEWIAMVLAGGQGTRLGALTKDLAKPAMPFGGHYRIIDFTLSNCRNSGLDTVGILTQYRPLVLHAYIGIGGAWDFDRRDGGVHILPPYVREKGGEWYKGTADAVYQNFDFIEHYEPEYVVVLSGDHVYTMDYAAMLAYHKACQGDATIGVFTVPWDEAGRFGIVETAQSGRILDFVEKPCQPKNNQASMGVYIFTWKVLKQYLAYDAVNKESGHDFGKDIIPAMLFQGRRLYAYRFNGYWKDVGTVDSYWEANMDLLGDEPRLVLADPDWPIYSAKLSQPPQYQGESAKVSRALIAGGSIILGEVENSVIFPGVYIGPEAKVKDAVVMQYSRIESGTTVIGAIVKQNTIVSADISRSENEGVIKVAGCHRAGGEIDVNERVSLAG; this is encoded by the coding sequence TTGGGGAATAAAGAATGGATCGCTATGGTACTGGCAGGGGGACAAGGTACCCGGCTGGGAGCGTTAACGAAAGACCTGGCCAAACCTGCCATGCCGTTCGGCGGCCACTACCGGATTATTGATTTTACTTTAAGTAACTGCCGCAATTCAGGGCTTGATACTGTGGGCATTCTTACGCAGTATCGGCCGCTGGTGCTGCATGCCTATATCGGGATTGGCGGCGCTTGGGACTTTGACAGGAGGGATGGCGGGGTCCATATTTTGCCGCCTTATGTCCGGGAAAAAGGGGGTGAATGGTATAAAGGTACAGCGGACGCCGTTTATCAAAACTTCGATTTTATTGAGCATTATGAGCCTGAATATGTAGTAGTGCTGTCCGGAGACCACGTTTATACGATGGATTATGCCGCCATGCTCGCCTATCATAAAGCCTGTCAGGGTGATGCCACCATTGGTGTTTTTACCGTGCCGTGGGATGAGGCCGGCCGGTTTGGCATTGTGGAGACGGCTCAGAGCGGGCGCATTCTGGATTTTGTTGAAAAACCATGCCAGCCTAAAAACAATCAAGCTTCCATGGGTGTGTATATTTTTACCTGGAAAGTGTTAAAACAATATTTAGCGTATGACGCTGTCAACAAAGAATCTGGTCACGATTTTGGCAAAGACATTATTCCCGCTATGCTGTTCCAGGGTCGCCGCTTGTATGCGTACCGCTTTAATGGCTACTGGAAAGATGTTGGTACAGTAGATAGTTACTGGGAAGCTAACATGGATTTACTTGGCGATGAACCCAGATTAGTGTTAGCTGACCCTGACTGGCCCATTTATTCGGCTAAATTGAGTCAGCCGCCCCAGTATCAGGGAGAGTCCGCCAAAGTCAGCCGGGCGCTGATTGCTGGTGGCTCGATCATCTTGGGGGAAGTAGAAAACTCGGTAATTTTTCCCGGCGTCTATATCGGGCCGGAAGCAAAGGTTAAGGATGCCGTAGTTATGCAATATTCCCGGATTGAAAGCGGTACAACCGTTATCGGCGCAATCGTTAAACAAAATACCATAGTTAGCGCCGACATCTCCCGGTCGGAAAACGAGGGTGTTATCAAGGTTGCCGGTTGCCACCGCGCGGGAGGCGAAATTGACGTCAATGAACGAGTAAGCCTGGCAGGTTAG
- the glgB gene encoding 1,4-alpha-glucan branching enzyme GlgB, giving the protein MLGAHMAVKDDVAGVRFAVWAPHAQAVRVIGDFNGWNGCAHALEKVSTCGVWALFVPGLKAGDIYKYEIITQWGETLHKADPYAFAAEVRPKTASKIAYLDGYVWNDAKWREDKAKHLVHEQPMNIYEVDLGSWKLSGDRQRLSYRDIAPDLAAYAASMGYTHIELLPVAEHPFDGSWGYQATGYYAPTSRYGSPQDFMYLVDCCHQKGIGVILDWVPGHFCRDAHGLARFDGTTLYEYADPRRSENRGWGTLNFDLGRPEVVSFLISNALFWMDVYHIDGLRIDAVANMLYRNYGRDEGDWEPNCYGGTENFEAINFLRQLNETIFANYPEALVIAEDSTAWPLVTHPTYLGGLGFNFKWNMGWMNDMLRYMELDPVHRQHHHNLVTFSFMYAFSENFVLPLSHDEVVHGKRSLLNKMPGDYWQKFANLRAFYAYMMAHPGKKLLFMGGEFGQFIEWNYQDSLDWHLLEYEMHAKLHSYVRKLNHFYLDNPAMWQNDRDWNGFSWIDCQDYQQSVIVFKRQGKKEEDFIITVLNFTPVVRHGYRIGVPDAEYYLEVLNSDAPEYGGSGQGNPGKLKPDGTSWHNQPQSLVITLPPLAAVYLRPIGVRRPEPENDINPQVMQ; this is encoded by the coding sequence ATGCTGGGGGCGCATATGGCAGTGAAAGATGACGTGGCAGGTGTACGGTTTGCCGTATGGGCTCCCCATGCCCAGGCCGTCCGGGTTATTGGTGATTTCAATGGCTGGAACGGCTGTGCCCATGCCTTGGAGAAAGTAAGTACGTGCGGCGTTTGGGCGTTGTTTGTCCCCGGTCTTAAAGCCGGTGACATCTATAAGTACGAGATTATCACCCAGTGGGGCGAAACGCTGCATAAAGCCGATCCGTATGCCTTTGCTGCCGAAGTTAGACCTAAAACGGCATCCAAGATTGCTTACTTAGACGGGTATGTGTGGAATGATGCCAAGTGGCGGGAGGATAAAGCCAAACACTTGGTGCATGAACAGCCTATGAACATTTATGAGGTCGATTTAGGTTCGTGGAAACTTTCGGGTGACCGGCAGCGTTTGTCTTACCGGGACATTGCACCTGATCTTGCTGCGTATGCTGCCAGTATGGGCTATACCCATATTGAGCTTTTGCCGGTGGCTGAGCATCCGTTTGACGGATCGTGGGGTTATCAGGCCACAGGTTATTATGCACCTACCAGCCGCTATGGCTCACCTCAAGACTTTATGTATCTTGTTGACTGTTGCCATCAAAAAGGTATCGGCGTCATTCTGGACTGGGTACCCGGCCATTTTTGCCGAGATGCCCATGGCTTGGCCCGGTTTGACGGCACTACGCTATACGAGTATGCCGACCCGCGCCGCAGTGAAAACCGTGGCTGGGGCACGCTCAACTTTGACTTGGGCCGGCCTGAGGTTGTGAGTTTCCTGATTTCCAACGCGTTATTCTGGATGGATGTGTACCACATTGACGGACTCAGGATTGACGCTGTCGCTAACATGCTGTACCGGAACTACGGGCGGGATGAAGGCGACTGGGAACCCAACTGTTACGGCGGGACGGAAAATTTTGAGGCCATCAATTTCCTGCGGCAGCTCAATGAGACCATTTTCGCTAATTATCCCGAGGCACTGGTTATTGCCGAAGATTCAACCGCCTGGCCGTTGGTGACTCACCCTACCTACCTGGGGGGGCTTGGTTTTAACTTTAAGTGGAACATGGGCTGGATGAACGATATGCTCCGGTACATGGAGCTTGATCCGGTGCACCGCCAGCACCATCACAATCTGGTGACATTTTCGTTTATGTACGCTTTTTCCGAAAACTTTGTTTTGCCGTTGTCGCATGACGAGGTAGTGCACGGCAAGCGGTCGCTTTTAAATAAAATGCCAGGCGATTACTGGCAAAAGTTTGCAAACCTCCGGGCTTTTTATGCGTACATGATGGCCCATCCCGGTAAGAAATTACTATTTATGGGCGGGGAATTCGGGCAGTTTATCGAGTGGAACTACCAGGACAGTTTGGACTGGCACCTCCTGGAATATGAAATGCATGCCAAACTTCACAGCTATGTCCGGAAACTTAACCATTTTTATCTGGATAATCCGGCCATGTGGCAGAATGACCGTGACTGGAACGGATTTTCCTGGATTGACTGTCAGGACTATCAACAAAGTGTTATTGTATTTAAGCGCCAAGGGAAAAAAGAAGAAGACTTTATCATTACCGTGCTTAATTTTACGCCTGTTGTCCGGCATGGCTACCGGATCGGCGTGCCGGACGCCGAATACTATCTTGAGGTGCTAAACAGTGATGCGCCGGAGTATGGGGGTTCAGGTCAGGGCAATCCCGGCAAGCTCAAACCGGATGGCACTTCTTGGCATAATCAGCCCCAATCGCTTGTTATCACGTTGCCGCCACTGGCCGCAGTCTATTTAAGACCGATAGGCGTACGCAGACCGGAACCGGAAAACGATATTAACCCGCAGGTTATGCAGTAA
- the glgC_2 gene encoding Glucose-1-phosphate adenylyltransferase — MRNKECVAMILAGGQGTRLGMLTKKLAKPAVPFGGKYRIIDFPLSNCYNSGIDTVGVLTQYQPLALHSYIGIGSAWDLDRRNGGVYVLPPYVREKGGEWYKGTADAIYQNVNFIEMFNPDYVLVLSGDHIYKMDYSLMLDYHRSKQADATIAVIQVPWAEAGRFGIMNTAAGDSITEFAEKPKNPKSNLASMGIYVFDWRVLRAYLAADAADPDSSHDFGKNVIPKMLSAGERLYAYRFDGYWKDVGTVESYWEANMDLLSDEPQLNLYDPKWRIYSVNPTQPSHFVADTARVTCSLITEGCRVHGEVENSVLFPGVYIGAGAKVKDSIIMPYTSIGAHSVISKAIIGRKTVIEAGAQVGVEDPAEQDASKWFSGITLIGDNLTITSETKIKRNALLARS, encoded by the coding sequence TTGCGCAACAAAGAATGTGTGGCCATGATTTTAGCCGGCGGTCAGGGAACCCGGCTGGGGATGCTGACCAAAAAACTGGCAAAACCTGCTGTACCGTTCGGCGGAAAATACCGGATCATTGATTTCCCCCTAAGTAACTGTTATAACTCAGGCATTGACACTGTTGGCGTACTTACCCAGTACCAGCCGCTGGCCCTGCACTCCTATATCGGCATTGGCAGTGCCTGGGACCTTGACCGCCGGAACGGCGGGGTATATGTGCTGCCGCCCTATGTCCGGGAAAAAGGCGGCGAGTGGTACAAAGGCACGGCTGACGCCATTTACCAGAACGTCAATTTTATCGAAATGTTTAACCCTGATTACGTATTGGTGTTATCCGGCGACCATATTTATAAAATGGATTATTCGCTCATGCTTGATTACCATCGGAGTAAGCAAGCTGATGCTACTATTGCCGTTATCCAAGTGCCGTGGGCAGAAGCCGGCCGCTTCGGCATTATGAATACGGCTGCCGGCGACAGTATCACCGAATTTGCGGAAAAACCGAAAAATCCCAAGAGCAACCTGGCTTCGATGGGAATCTACGTATTTGACTGGCGGGTGCTGAGGGCGTATCTGGCTGCAGATGCTGCCGACCCTGATTCCAGTCATGATTTTGGCAAGAATGTTATTCCGAAAATGCTGTCGGCAGGCGAGCGGTTGTATGCGTACCGGTTTGACGGCTATTGGAAAGATGTCGGTACTGTTGAGAGCTATTGGGAAGCTAATATGGACCTCCTAAGCGATGAGCCTCAACTAAATTTGTATGATCCAAAGTGGCGTATTTATTCAGTTAATCCAACGCAGCCTTCCCATTTTGTGGCTGATACCGCCCGCGTTACTTGCTCGCTAATTACCGAAGGCTGCCGCGTACATGGCGAAGTGGAAAATTCGGTGTTGTTTCCCGGCGTCTATATTGGTGCAGGCGCCAAAGTCAAGGATTCCATAATTATGCCCTATACTTCGATTGGCGCTCATTCTGTTATCAGTAAGGCAATCATTGGCAGGAAAACGGTAATCGAGGCCGGAGCTCAGGTGGGGGTTGAAGACCCGGCTGAGCAGGACGCCAGCAAATGGTTTTCCGGTATAACGTTAATCGGCGACAACCTTACTATTACCAGTGAGACAAAAATAAAGAGAAATGCCCTGCTTGCCCGTTCATAA
- the glgA_1 gene encoding Glycogen synthase, translated as MIKVLFVASEAAPFAKTGGLGEVIGSLPKELKKQGVDVRVILPKYSSITAEFTAQMTKKAALTVPVGWRRQYCGLYELEYQGITWYFIDNEYYFKRENLYGYYDEAERFAYFCRAVLKALPQLDFTPDIIHCHDWQTGPLAAMLKAQYRIRDEYSNIKTVFTIHNLMYQGIFPGDILGDLLGLPSSMFTADGLEFYGQVNFLKGGLAFCDSITTVSKSYAQEIQQPYFGEKLEGMLRKRHTDICGIINGIDYDVYNPTTDPDIYTNYTWRGTVKRLDNKLKLQAELRLPVGKHIPLIAIVSRLVSSKGLDLIAHVMEELLALDVQLVVLGTGEGQFESLFANAARRHPDKVSANITFSESLAHKIYAGSDLFLMPSRFEPCGIGQLIALRYGSIPVVREVGGLRDTIRPFNPETGEGTGFTFINYNAHDMLYAIEQAVSLYRSRGVWAKLVKNAMRADNSWRRSAAEYRDLYGRLTAQ; from the coding sequence ATGATTAAAGTACTGTTTGTGGCATCGGAAGCGGCGCCGTTTGCCAAAACCGGCGGGTTGGGAGAAGTTATTGGCTCACTGCCGAAAGAACTTAAAAAACAGGGAGTCGACGTCCGGGTGATTTTGCCCAAATATAGCTCGATCACTGCAGAGTTCACTGCGCAAATGACCAAGAAGGCGGCACTGACTGTGCCGGTTGGCTGGCGCAGGCAGTATTGCGGGCTTTATGAGCTTGAATATCAGGGTATCACTTGGTACTTTATTGACAACGAATATTACTTTAAGCGGGAGAATTTGTACGGCTATTACGATGAAGCCGAACGGTTCGCTTATTTTTGCCGGGCAGTGTTGAAAGCGCTGCCTCAGCTTGATTTTACGCCTGATATTATTCACTGCCATGATTGGCAGACCGGACCGCTGGCCGCCATGCTCAAGGCGCAGTACCGGATAAGGGACGAGTATTCCAATATAAAAACAGTGTTCACCATCCACAACCTGATGTACCAGGGGATTTTTCCCGGTGATATTTTAGGCGATCTACTGGGACTGCCGAGCAGCATGTTTACCGCCGATGGTCTGGAATTTTACGGACAGGTTAATTTCCTTAAAGGCGGGTTGGCGTTTTGTGATAGTATTACTACTGTAAGCAAGTCGTACGCCCAGGAAATTCAACAACCCTATTTTGGCGAGAAACTTGAAGGCATGCTCCGCAAACGTCATACCGATATCTGCGGCATAATAAACGGTATTGACTATGATGTATACAATCCGACTACGGATCCTGACATTTATACCAACTATACCTGGCGGGGCACGGTCAAGCGGCTGGATAATAAGCTGAAACTGCAGGCCGAGCTACGGTTACCTGTTGGCAAGCACATACCGCTTATCGCTATTGTATCCCGTCTGGTGAGTTCCAAGGGGCTTGACCTTATCGCCCATGTCATGGAGGAACTGCTAGCGCTTGATGTACAGCTTGTCGTGCTGGGAACAGGGGAAGGACAGTTCGAGAGCCTGTTTGCCAACGCGGCGCGGCGCCATCCTGATAAAGTCTCAGCCAATATCACTTTTTCCGAGAGTCTGGCTCATAAAATATATGCCGGCTCTGATCTCTTTCTTATGCCGTCCCGGTTTGAACCCTGCGGCATTGGTCAGCTTATTGCTCTCCGGTATGGCAGTATTCCCGTTGTCCGCGAAGTTGGCGGCCTCAGAGATACAATCAGGCCGTTTAACCCGGAAACAGGTGAGGGTACCGGCTTTACATTTATCAACTACAATGCCCATGATATGTTGTATGCAATTGAACAGGCCGTGTCACTTTACCGCAGCCGGGGTGTATGGGCTAAACTGGTAAAAAACGCCATGCGTGCCGACAATAGCTGGCGGCGTTCGGCGGCAGAATACCGGGACCTTTATGGGCGACTGACAGCCCAATAA
- the glgD gene encoding Glycogen biosynthesis protein GlgD, whose amino-acid sequence MKDLMGLINLHESDDLLRELTRCRPLAVIPFAGRYRLIDFILSDLINSGITNVGILSAGNSRSLMDHIRSGKEWDLARKRDGLFMLPSLHADSVQGAFPSDLADFFSNLDYIKSSRQRYVILAGSRLVCNINFEAVYRFHLEKKADITVLYKEYGEAGARCLTNATMIETNDDGRVVDMEIWPVNPRSNKLSMEMYLLDRQLLIDLIDAGMSRGGTNVARDCFIKNLANLRMYGFPFTGYLARIHSIGSYYNHSMELLNPEVWQELFFAHGSIYTKVKDEAPVKYQQDASVRRSLVANGSVIAGKVENSILFRGVKVHKDAQVINSIIMQKGEIGPGAVLKNVICDKDVKITAGKKLKGELNHPIVIEKGTVI is encoded by the coding sequence TTGAAGGATCTAATGGGCCTGATCAATTTACATGAAAGCGACGACTTGCTCCGGGAGTTAACCAGATGCCGGCCATTAGCCGTTATTCCCTTTGCCGGCCGTTATCGGCTAATCGATTTCATTCTGTCTGATTTGATTAATTCCGGCATAACCAATGTAGGAATATTGTCGGCCGGCAACTCGCGTTCGCTTATGGACCATATCCGTTCAGGCAAAGAGTGGGATTTGGCCCGTAAGCGGGATGGGTTGTTCATGCTGCCTTCGCTTCATGCCGATAGCGTACAGGGGGCCTTCCCGAGTGATCTGGCTGATTTTTTCAGTAACCTTGATTATATCAAAAGCAGCCGGCAGCGCTATGTTATTCTGGCTGGCAGCCGGTTGGTCTGCAACATTAATTTTGAAGCTGTCTATAGATTTCACCTGGAGAAGAAAGCTGATATTACTGTGCTGTATAAAGAATATGGCGAGGCTGGCGCACGATGCTTAACCAACGCCACTATGATCGAAACAAATGATGACGGCAGGGTTGTTGACATGGAAATATGGCCGGTCAATCCGCGCAGTAATAAGCTGTCAATGGAGATGTATCTATTAGACCGCCAACTCCTGATTGATCTTATTGATGCCGGCATGTCGCGGGGCGGTACCAATGTAGCCCGGGACTGTTTTATTAAAAATCTGGCTAATTTGCGAATGTACGGTTTTCCGTTTACCGGGTATTTGGCCCGTATTCATTCAATAGGCAGCTATTACAACCATAGTATGGAACTCTTAAATCCTGAGGTTTGGCAGGAACTGTTTTTTGCTCATGGTTCAATCTATACCAAAGTTAAAGATGAAGCGCCGGTAAAATATCAGCAGGATGCCAGTGTTCGGCGCTCGCTGGTTGCCAATGGTTCGGTAATCGCGGGAAAAGTTGAAAACAGCATCCTGTTCCGGGGGGTTAAAGTGCATAAAGATGCCCAGGTAATTAACAGCATTATTATGCAGAAAGGTGAAATCGGCCCGGGAGCGGTGCTGAAAAACGTCATTTGCGATAAGGATGTCAAAATAACGGCAGGCAAAAAATTAAAAGGAGAATTAAATCACCCGATAGTAATCGAAAAGGGGACGGTGATTTAA
- the larA_3 gene encoding Lactate racemase, which translates to MDCTCKLPYGNTEIEVVIPERNLIGVYSPQDIQPVTDVKAEVMRALANPIASLPLRELVQGRKNIVIVADDNTRLTPVDVIIPVILDECNAAGVSDEQIKVVIALGTHRFMTSEEILAKFGEEVVRRVEIFNHPFRDGDSLVDLGLTENGTPISINRMVYEADFKIGIGSIVPHHIPGYSGGAKIVQPGVSGEATTAQTHLLSVRSPRSQLGILDNPVRRELNAIARKIGMNTIFNTVLNRHGQVVQGFFGDLVEAFQAGAAVSREVYSVEIPGEADIVLAGSHPCDIEFWQAHKTLYAADRAVREGGIIIIVTPCYEGVAMTHSDMVEYTRYSACEIKTMLAEGKIKDHVAAALAIAWAQVRERASVYFVSDGITAEEVRKLGFVPFSSAQAALNHALSRQAETAKVVVLTHAPDMLPIIKG; encoded by the coding sequence GTGGACTGCACATGCAAGCTGCCTTATGGCAATACAGAAATTGAGGTAGTTATACCGGAAAGGAATTTAATAGGGGTTTATTCCCCGCAGGATATTCAGCCTGTAACAGATGTTAAGGCGGAAGTTATGCGGGCGTTAGCCAATCCAATAGCATCGCTCCCATTGCGGGAACTGGTTCAGGGCAGAAAAAATATCGTTATTGTTGCTGATGATAATACCCGTTTAACACCGGTTGATGTCATTATTCCGGTTATCCTTGATGAATGTAATGCAGCAGGAGTTTCCGATGAACAGATAAAAGTAGTCATTGCTCTCGGGACGCATCGTTTCATGACCTCGGAAGAAATTCTTGCGAAATTCGGTGAGGAAGTAGTCCGGCGGGTCGAAATCTTTAACCATCCGTTCAGAGATGGTGATAGCCTGGTGGATTTAGGATTAACTGAGAACGGCACACCGATAAGTATTAACCGTATGGTCTACGAAGCGGACTTTAAAATTGGGATAGGCAGTATTGTTCCTCACCATATTCCCGGCTATTCCGGCGGGGCCAAGATTGTGCAGCCAGGTGTGTCGGGAGAGGCTACAACAGCACAAACCCATTTACTCAGTGTGCGGTCGCCGCGGTCGCAGCTAGGAATTTTAGATAATCCAGTACGCCGGGAACTGAACGCGATAGCCCGTAAAATAGGCATGAATACTATCTTTAATACTGTTCTCAACCGGCATGGCCAGGTAGTCCAGGGCTTCTTTGGTGATCTTGTTGAGGCATTTCAGGCCGGGGCGGCGGTATCGCGGGAAGTTTACTCCGTTGAAATTCCCGGAGAAGCCGATATTGTACTGGCCGGTTCTCACCCTTGTGATATAGAATTTTGGCAAGCGCATAAGACTCTTTATGCCGCAGACCGCGCTGTGCGGGAGGGCGGGATTATAATTATCGTAACACCGTGTTACGAGGGTGTGGCTATGACTCATTCTGATATGGTGGAATACACCCGTTACTCTGCCTGTGAAATTAAGACCATGTTGGCAGAGGGAAAGATCAAGGATCATGTTGCCGCAGCGCTGGCAATTGCGTGGGCGCAGGTACGGGAACGGGCTTCTGTATATTTTGTATCAGACGGGATTACGGCGGAGGAAGTAAGGAAATTAGGTTTTGTTCCATTTTCTTCCGCTCAGGCGGCCTTAAATCATGCACTGTCCAGGCAAGCAGAGACGGCCAAAGTTGTAGTACTGACGCACGCTCCGGATATGTTACCCATAATAAAAGGCTAG
- the glgP_1 gene encoding Glycogen phosphorylase — MFTSKEEFKEAFIDKLQTLFGQSLDESSQTDRYVALSALIRDIINKRWYQSNKQYKQCKEKQVYYFSMEFLLGRLLGSNLFNLGLTDVCSEALTELGIDLNELEAVEQDAGLGNGGLGRLAACFLDSLASLQLPGHGTGIRYRHGMFEQKIVNGYQIEIPDNWLKDGYVWETRKADRAVTVKFGGNVRLESQGGRLVAIHENYEPVLAVPYDVPVIGANSGTVNTLRLWSAETNYFDFPSFSKGDFLKAVEHKYSLEATSQILYPDDNYPEGKTLRLKQQYFFVSAGLQSIVRRYKRTYGGDPSVLAKIYEKVAVHINDTHPALAVPELMRILMDEEGLGWDEAWNATTKTISYTNHTILPEALEKWPVDLVQTLLPRMYMIIQEINERFCAALWDRYPGDWERIRAMAIISDGYVHMAHLAVTGSHSVNGVAEVHSNILKKEVMANFHQFYPHRFNNKTNGVTHRRWLAKANPGLAKLITQAIGPGWLAHPTELANLHRYARDPAFQSSIKAVKQANKERLAKYIKDKMDIAVDVDSIFDVQAKRIHAYKRQTLNALHILDLYNRLKADPGLDITPRTFIFGGKAATGYYLAKRIIKLINTLADVINNDRSIGGKIRVVFLENYNVSLAELIMPAADVSEQISTASREASGTGNMKFMMNGAVTIGTLDGANIEIRDEVGDDNIVIFGLTADEVLSYYKHGGYNVLDVYHGNPRVKMIVDQLVNGFLPVSPDEFDSIYHSLMRANDEYFVLKDFAAYAAAQEKIDRLYRDQSRWQAMAINNIAFSGRFASDRTVSEYAIGIWGIKPVIIRES, encoded by the coding sequence ATGTTTACATCTAAAGAGGAATTTAAAGAGGCGTTTATTGATAAACTGCAGACCCTGTTCGGACAAAGCCTGGACGAATCGTCCCAAACTGACAGATATGTGGCGCTTAGCGCTTTGATCCGTGATATTATTAATAAGCGCTGGTATCAGTCCAATAAACAGTACAAGCAGTGCAAGGAAAAACAGGTGTATTATTTTTCCATGGAATTTCTGCTGGGCCGGCTCTTGGGCAGCAACCTTTTTAATCTGGGACTGACCGATGTGTGCAGTGAGGCGCTTACCGAGCTGGGCATCGACTTAAACGAGCTGGAAGCTGTTGAGCAAGACGCCGGGTTAGGCAATGGCGGTCTTGGCCGTTTGGCCGCATGCTTTCTGGACTCGCTGGCTTCGCTGCAATTGCCTGGTCATGGCACCGGTATCCGTTACCGGCACGGTATGTTTGAGCAAAAAATTGTTAACGGTTACCAGATTGAGATTCCCGACAACTGGCTGAAAGATGGTTATGTGTGGGAAACGCGCAAGGCTGACCGCGCTGTTACCGTCAAGTTCGGCGGCAATGTCCGGCTGGAAAGCCAGGGCGGCCGCTTGGTCGCCATTCATGAAAACTACGAACCGGTGCTGGCTGTTCCTTATGATGTGCCTGTTATTGGCGCTAATTCCGGCACTGTCAATACCTTGCGCCTGTGGAGTGCCGAGACCAATTATTTTGATTTTCCTTCGTTCAGCAAAGGCGATTTTTTAAAAGCTGTTGAACATAAGTATTCGCTTGAAGCCACTTCTCAAATTCTTTATCCTGATGACAACTATCCCGAAGGCAAGACGCTCAGGCTTAAACAGCAATATTTCTTTGTCTCTGCCGGACTGCAAAGCATTGTCCGGCGGTATAAGCGTACCTATGGGGGGGATCCGTCCGTTCTGGCCAAAATTTATGAAAAAGTGGCCGTGCACATTAACGACACCCATCCGGCATTGGCAGTGCCTGAGCTTATGCGTATTTTAATGGATGAGGAAGGATTAGGCTGGGATGAGGCCTGGAATGCTACAACCAAGACAATTTCCTATACTAACCATACTATTTTGCCGGAAGCGCTGGAAAAATGGCCGGTTGACCTGGTCCAAACGCTCTTGCCGCGTATGTACATGATTATCCAGGAAATTAACGAGCGCTTTTGCGCCGCTCTGTGGGACAGATATCCCGGCGATTGGGAGCGAATACGGGCTATGGCCATTATCAGCGACGGTTATGTCCATATGGCGCACCTGGCGGTTACCGGCAGTCACAGCGTGAACGGCGTAGCCGAGGTGCACAGCAATATTCTGAAAAAGGAAGTAATGGCCAACTTCCACCAGTTTTACCCGCATCGCTTTAACAACAAAACCAACGGTGTTACCCATCGCCGCTGGCTCGCCAAAGCCAATCCCGGCCTGGCTAAGTTAATTACTCAGGCTATCGGTCCGGGCTGGCTGGCCCACCCTACCGAATTAGCCAATCTTCACCGCTATGCCCGCGACCCGGCCTTTCAGAGCAGTATCAAGGCCGTCAAGCAGGCTAACAAGGAACGGCTGGCCAAGTATATCAAGGATAAGATGGATATAGCCGTTGACGTTGATTCGATTTTCGATGTTCAGGCAAAGCGAATCCATGCCTATAAGCGTCAGACGCTAAATGCCCTTCACATTCTCGATTTGTATAACCGGCTTAAAGCCGACCCCGGCCTTGATATTACGCCGCGTACTTTTATTTTCGGCGGCAAAGCGGCTACCGGCTATTACCTCGCCAAACGCATCATCAAGCTTATTAATACATTGGCTGATGTTATTAACAATGACCGGAGCATTGGCGGAAAAATCAGAGTGGTTTTCCTCGAAAACTACAACGTGTCCTTAGCCGAACTCATTATGCCTGCAGCTGATGTCAGTGAGCAGATTTCGACTGCCAGCCGTGAGGCGTCAGGGACCGGCAACATGAAATTTATGATGAACGGTGCTGTTACCATCGGCACCTTGGACGGCGCCAACATAGAAATCAGAGATGAAGTGGGCGACGATAATATTGTTATTTTTGGCCTGACGGCTGACGAAGTGCTGAGTTACTATAAACACGGCGGCTATAACGTGCTTGACGTATATCACGGCAATCCGCGCGTAAAAATGATAGTTGACCAACTGGTTAACGGGTTTTTACCGGTGAGTCCGGACGAGTTTGACAGCATCTATCACTCGCTTATGCGTGCCAATGATGAGTATTTTGTTTTAAAAGATTTTGCTGCCTATGCTGCCGCCCAGGAAAAAATCGATCGCTTATATCGCGACCAGAGCCGCTGGCAGGCTATGGCCATTAATAACATTGCTTTTTCCGGAAGGTTTGCCAGTGACCGTACGGTATCTGAATATGCTATTGGAATTTGGGGGATTAAGCCGGTGATTATCCGGGAAAGTTAA